A portion of the uncultured Bacteroides sp. genome contains these proteins:
- the nagB gene encoding glucosamine-6-phosphate deaminase, whose translation MRLIIQPDYQAISKWAANYVAARIRKAQPTAETPFVLGLPTGSSPLGMYKELIDLNKKGLVSFKHVVTFNMDEYVGLPQSHPESYYSFMWNNFFSHVDVLPGNVNILNGNAADLEAECADYEEKIASYGGIDLFLGGIGPDGHIAFNEPGSSLSSRTRVKTLTTDTIIANSRFFDNDVDKVPKTSLTVGVGTVLSAKEVLIIVNGHNKARALYHAVEGAISQMWTISALQMHQKGIIVCDDVATFELKVGTYRYFKDIEADNLDPASLLK comes from the coding sequence ATGAGACTTATTATTCAGCCCGATTATCAGGCTATCTCTAAGTGGGCAGCCAACTATGTTGCTGCTCGTATCCGTAAAGCTCAGCCCACGGCCGAAACACCTTTTGTGCTTGGACTGCCTACGGGCTCATCTCCGCTAGGCATGTATAAAGAATTAATCGACCTAAATAAAAAAGGCCTAGTGTCGTTCAAGCATGTAGTTACCTTCAATATGGACGAATATGTCGGCTTGCCTCAATCGCATCCCGAAAGTTATTATTCGTTCATGTGGAACAACTTTTTCAGTCATGTAGATGTATTACCCGGTAATGTGAATATACTGAATGGTAATGCAGCTGACTTGGAGGCTGAATGTGCTGATTATGAAGAAAAGATCGCCTCTTATGGCGGCATTGATTTATTCCTGGGTGGCATTGGTCCTGATGGACACATTGCGTTCAATGAACCGGGCTCTTCACTTTCTTCTCGTACGCGTGTCAAGACATTGACCACGGATACGATTATCGCCAACTCCCGTTTCTTCGATAACGATGTGGACAAGGTACCTAAAACATCTCTCACTGTGGGTGTAGGCACTGTGCTTTCAGCCAAAGAAGTATTGATTATTGTGAATGGGCACAACAAAGCTCGTGCGCTTTATCATGCTGTTGAAGGAGCCATATCACAGATGTGGACTATAAGTGCTTTGCAAATGCATCAAAAGGGAATCATCGTTTGTGATGATGTTGCTACTTTTGAGCTGAAGGTTGGCACGTATCGTTATTTTAAAGATATTGAGGCTGATAATCTTGATCCGGCTTCATTGCTGAAGTAG
- a CDS encoding L-threonylcarbamoyladenylate synthase, whose translation MLLKLYEKNNNLQDLQQVVDILNDGGLIIYPTDTMYAIGCHGLKERAIERICRIKEIDPRKNNLSIICYDLSSVSEYAKLDNNTFKLMKRNLPGAFTFILSTGSKLPKIFKNRKEVGIRMPDNHITSEIARLLDAPIMTTTLPYDKGDDIEYLTTPELIDEKFGSMVDLVIDGGIGGIEPSTIVNCVDDEAKITRQGKGELKDF comes from the coding sequence ATGCTTCTGAAACTTTATGAAAAGAACAATAACCTCCAAGATTTGCAGCAAGTTGTAGACATACTCAACGATGGAGGTCTCATCATCTATCCTACGGACACGATGTACGCTATCGGTTGCCATGGATTGAAAGAACGTGCTATTGAACGTATTTGCAGAATCAAAGAAATTGACCCTCGAAAAAACAATCTCTCAATCATTTGTTACGATCTGAGTAGCGTCAGTGAATATGCCAAACTAGATAATAATACCTTTAAGCTGATGAAACGCAATCTCCCGGGAGCGTTTACTTTTATATTGAGTACAGGTAGCAAACTACCCAAAATCTTTAAGAATCGTAAAGAAGTGGGTATTCGTATGCCCGACAATCATATTACCAGTGAAATAGCCCGTTTGCTAGATGCACCTATAATGACCACAACACTTCCATATGATAAAGGTGATGACATAGAATATCTAACTACACCCGAACTGATAGATGAGAAATTTGGTAGCATGGTCGACTTAGTTATAGATGGTGGCATTGGTGGCATAGAACCTTCTACCATTGTAAACTGCGTGGATGATGAAGCTAAGATTACCCGTCAAGGCAAAGGAGAGCTAAAAGATTTTTAG
- a CDS encoding AsmA-like C-terminal region-containing protein produces the protein MKKGLKIAAIALGAILLLMLLLPFAFRGKIEKIVKTEGNKMLNAQFDFESLNISLFKNFPKASVTLNDFYLKGNGEFKNDTLVKAGEVTAVINLFSLLGNSGYDVSKISIENTQIHAIVLPDGKVNWDIMKPDSTTQTAATETESPFKMQLKKLTASNVSIIYDDRQAGMYAEINKLDASCSGDLGSDRTTLNVEAETKEMTFKMGTIPFLSKANIYTKMDIDADLVNSKYTFKESEFRLNAIKAGIDGWVSMKDPAIDMDLKLNTSEVGFKEILSLIPAIYSKEFESVKTDGKATLSAYAKGTYQGDTLPQFDATLDVKNAMFRYPSLPAGVDQINIHANVKNPGGSADLTEITISPFSFRLAGNPFSITASVKTPVSDPDFKAKAKGTLNLGMIKQVYPLENMELNGTVTANMQMAGRLSYAEKEQYDKFNAAGTIGLANMKLKMKDMPDVEIKKSLLTFTPKYLQLSETTVNIGENDITADSRFENYMGYALKDKTLKGTLNIHSNHFNLNDFMTADTTATATTSAAESGVLEVPKNIDFQMDANMKEVLFDKMTFNNMIGQITIKDGKIDMKNLSMNTMGGTVVMNGYYSSQDVKKPKMSGAFRMGNINFAKAYKELDMVQKMAPVFENLKGTFSGNMSILTDLDETMSPVLNTMQGEGTLSTKDLNLSGVKTIDLIASALKKPSLKEMKVKDLTIDFTIKDGRVATKPFDIKMGEYNMNLSGTTGLDQTIDYSGKVKIPASAGKLTQLSTVDLKIGGTFTSPKVSLDTKSMAAQVAESAKSEAVKAIGKKLGLDSATTANTDSLKKKVTEKATEKVLDFLKKKIK, from the coding sequence ATAAAAAAGGGGCTAAAAATAGCTGCCATCGCATTGGGAGCAATCTTGCTATTGATGCTATTACTACCTTTCGCTTTCCGCGGGAAGATTGAAAAAATAGTCAAAACAGAAGGAAACAAAATGCTGAATGCACAGTTCGATTTTGAGAGCCTGAATATCAGTTTATTCAAGAACTTCCCAAAAGCTTCCGTTACCCTCAACGATTTCTACCTCAAAGGGAACGGCGAATTTAAGAACGATACTTTGGTAAAAGCCGGTGAAGTAACGGCAGTTATTAATCTGTTCTCACTATTGGGTAATAGTGGATATGACGTATCTAAAATTTCCATTGAAAACACTCAAATACACGCTATCGTATTGCCGGATGGCAAGGTAAACTGGGACATAATGAAGCCCGACAGCACTACACAAACAGCTGCTACGGAAACAGAATCTCCCTTCAAAATGCAACTAAAAAAGCTCACGGCCAGCAATGTAAGCATCATCTATGATGATCGCCAAGCAGGTATGTATGCCGAAATAAATAAATTAGATGCTTCTTGCTCAGGCGATCTGGGTAGCGACCGCACGACGCTGAACGTAGAAGCTGAAACAAAGGAGATGACCTTCAAAATGGGTACCATTCCTTTCCTTAGCAAAGCAAACATCTACACCAAGATGGATATAGATGCCGACTTAGTGAATAGCAAATATACATTCAAAGAGAGCGAATTTCGCTTAAACGCGATTAAAGCCGGCATTGACGGATGGGTATCGATGAAGGATCCTGCCATCGATATGGACTTAAAGCTCAATACAAGTGAAGTAGGCTTTAAAGAGATATTATCACTCATTCCGGCTATCTATTCCAAAGAGTTCGAGAGTGTGAAAACAGATGGCAAAGCAACATTGTCCGCTTATGCTAAGGGTACATACCAAGGAGATACTTTACCCCAATTTGACGCCACACTGGATGTAAAAAACGCCATGTTCCGCTACCCGTCGCTACCGGCAGGAGTAGACCAAATCAACATTCACGCTAACGTAAAGAATCCGGGAGGAAGTGCTGATCTAACAGAAATAACGATTAGCCCATTCAGCTTCCGATTGGCCGGAAATCCATTCAGTATAACAGCTAGTGTAAAAACGCCTGTCAGCGATCCCGATTTCAAAGCTAAAGCGAAAGGAACACTCAACTTAGGCATGATAAAACAAGTCTATCCGTTAGAAAACATGGAACTAAACGGAACTGTAACAGCCAATATGCAAATGGCCGGACGTCTCTCTTATGCTGAAAAAGAACAATATGATAAATTCAATGCCGCAGGAACTATCGGACTTGCAAACATGAAGTTGAAGATGAAGGATATGCCTGATGTAGAGATCAAGAAGTCACTTCTCACCTTTACACCCAAATACTTGCAACTAAGTGAAACGACTGTAAACATTGGCGAAAATGACATTACAGCCGATAGCCGCTTTGAAAACTACATGGGTTATGCCTTGAAGGATAAAACTCTGAAAGGTACGCTCAACATACACTCTAATCATTTCAATCTGAACGATTTCATGACTGCAGATACGACTGCAACTGCTACCACATCTGCAGCAGAGAGCGGAGTCCTTGAAGTTCCTAAAAATATTGATTTTCAAATGGACGCCAACATGAAAGAGGTCCTTTTTGACAAAATGACCTTTAACAACATGATTGGGCAAATAACCATAAAAGACGGAAAGATAGATATGAAAAATCTATCGATGAACACCATGGGTGGCACCGTAGTAATGAATGGCTACTACTCTTCACAAGACGTGAAAAAGCCCAAGATGAGTGGCGCTTTCCGAATGGGCAACATCAACTTTGCTAAAGCCTATAAGGAGCTTGATATGGTGCAAAAAATGGCTCCTGTCTTTGAGAATCTGAAGGGAACTTTCTCAGGCAACATGAGCATTCTTACCGATCTGGATGAAACAATGAGCCCCGTACTGAACACCATGCAAGGCGAAGGTACTCTGTCAACAAAAGATCTAAACTTAAGTGGTGTCAAGACGATCGATCTGATTGCGAGTGCATTAAAAAAACCTTCGCTAAAGGAGATGAAAGTGAAAGATTTAACAATCGACTTTACGATCAAAGACGGGCGTGTAGCTACCAAGCCATTCGATATCAAAATGGGTGAATATAACATGAACCTCTCCGGTACTACCGGATTAGACCAGACCATTGACTATTCGGGCAAGGTAAAAATCCCCGCTTCCGCAGGCAAACTTACTCAGCTGTCAACAGTCGATTTGAAGATTGGTGGAACATTTACTTCTCCCAAAGTATCACTTGACACCAAGAGTATGGCCGCTCAAGTTGCTGAATCAGCAAAAAGCGAAGCCGTCAAAGCAATCGGAAAGAAACTGGGGCTGGATTCGGCTACAACTGCCAATACAGATTCGCTGAAGAAAAAAGTAACCGAGAAAGCCACTGAAAAAGTGCTGGATTTCCTCAAGAAAAAGATAAAATAA